DNA sequence from the Halorussus limi genome:
TCGATTCGAGCACCGTCGGCGCGTAGTACATGACCGCGTTGATGCCCGTGACCTGCTGGAACACCGCGAGTCCCAGTCCGACGACCAGCGCGGGACGAAGCCACGGCTGGAGCAGGTCGCGGAGTCCGGTCCCCGACTGTTTTTCGACGGTCGCCTCGATTTCCGACAACTCCTCCTCGACGCCGCCCTGACGGGTGCGTTCGAGGACCTCCCGCGCCTCGTCGCGGCGGCCGTGCTCGAACAGCCACCGCGGACTCTCGGGCATCTTGACCATCCCGACGGCGAGGACGACCGCAGGGACCATCCCGGCCCCGAGCATCCAGCGCCACGCGCCCGCGTCGGCGAAGGCGTAGTTCACGAAGTAGGACGCGAGGATTCCCACCGTGACCATGAGTTGGTTGAGCGAGGTGAGCGCCCCGCGAATCTTCGGCGGAGCTATCTCCGAGATGTACAGCGGGCCGACGATGGACGCGAAGCCGATAGCGACGCCGTCGATGAGTCGACCCAGCACCAACACCGGGACGTTCGGCGCGACCGCCATCGTGAACGACCCGATAAAGAAGACCACCGCGCCCAGCAGGATGAGCCGTCGGCGGCCGATGCGGTCGGCGAGTTTCCCGCCGAGCGCGGCCCCCGCCGCGGCCCCCGCCATCGCGCCGCTGACCACGATGCCGCGAACCAGCGGCGACATCGCGAACGTCTGTTTGATGTACAGGAAGGCACCCGAGATGATGCCCGTGTCGAACCCGAACAACAGGCCGTTGAGGGCGGCCAGCGCGGCGGTAACGTAGACGAACGTGTTACGGCCGGCGCCGGCGTCACCCGCGATATCGGTCGTGGACATGTTTCCCCGAGTCCGACGGTTCTCGTCGCCGGGTAAGGAAACTTTTGAAATAGTTACTACGAATGTAGTCAATTATCGTCTGTTATGGATTCTACCCGAGGGAAGCGGGGTCGGCGAGCGTCGAGTCGTCTCGGGCGGCGAGTGGAGTCGGGGCTTCGGACGTGCCCACGTTCACGACTCCGCCGCACTCCTCGGCCTCACTCGTCGTCTCGGGGCGCGCGGACCGTCAAGACCGGAACTCCGGACGCTCGGACGAGTTTCGCGGTCGTACTTCCGAGGAAGTAGCGGTCGAACCCGGTCCGACCGTGGGTGCCCATCGCGACGAGGTCCACGTCGTTCTCCTCGGTGTAGTCGAGGAGGTCCCGCACGGGGATTCCCTGCCGGACCGCGGACACGGCGTCGAGGCCCGCCTCGCGGGCGCGCTCGGCGACCGCCTCGGTGGCCTTCTCTCCTCGTTCGTCGAGTTGGTCCCCGGTTTCGGTCGTGGGCAACACCTCGGCTTCGGGGACGCCACCGGCGTCGCCGCCGGCCGCCACGGCCCGGAGGTCGACGACGCTGACCGCGTGGACGGTCGCGTCGTACCGCTGAGCGATGGCGAGACCGTGTTCGACCGCGAGTTCCGCGCACTCGCTCCCGTCGGTCGGAATCAGCACGTCCTCGTAGCCGTCGCCGACGACGCTCCGTTCGGTCGCTTGGACAGTGAACACCGGCACGTCCGCGAGGCGGACGACGCGTTCGGTCGCGCTCCCGGTGACGTAGCGGTTCAGGCCGGTCCGGCCGTGGGTTCCCATGAACACGAGGTCGGCTTCCTCCTCGGCGGCGTAGTCGAGGATTGCCTCCGCGGGCCTGCCCCTGACGACCGCCGTGTGAACGTCGTCGTCGGGGGTTGCGAGTCACTCGACCGCCGAAACCGTCTCGCGGGCGCGGTCTTCGAGTCGGTCGACGAACTCCTCGCTCACGCCGCCGGCGCTCAACAGACCGCCCGCGGACTCCACGTCGACGACGTTGACGAGGTGAATCGTGGCGTCGAACCGACGCGCGATGTCGAACGCGTGTTCCGCGGCGCGTTCGGCGTGGTCGCTCCCGTCGGTGGGGACGAGAATGGTGTCGTACATGACAGCTATCGCCACTACGACGGGGTGACTCTTAAGATA
Encoded proteins:
- a CDS encoding sugar porter family MFS transporter, which gives rise to MSTTDIAGDAGAGRNTFVYVTAALAALNGLLFGFDTGIISGAFLYIKQTFAMSPLVRGIVVSGAMAGAAAGAALGGKLADRIGRRRLILLGAVVFFIGSFTMAVAPNVPVLVLGRLIDGVAIGFASIVGPLYISEIAPPKIRGALTSLNQLMVTVGILASYFVNYAFADAGAWRWMLGAGMVPAVVLAVGMVKMPESPRWLFEHGRRDEAREVLERTRQGGVEEELSEIEATVEKQSGTGLRDLLQPWLRPALVVGLGLAVFQQVTGINAVMYYAPTVLESTGFGSTTSILATVGIGVINVVMTVVAIALIDRVGRRALLLVGVGGMVVTLGVLGGVFYLPGFSGALGWFATGSLMLYVAFFAIGLGPVFWLLISEIYPLSARGTAMGAVTVANWGANLVVSLTFPILTANVGTAATFWLFGGLSAVALVFTYAVVPETKGRSLEEIESDLRENVGTAAEGTRGESPDAADD
- a CDS encoding universal stress protein — encoded protein: MPVFTVQATERSVVGDGYEDVLIPTDGSECAELAVEHGLAIAQRYDATVHAVSVVDLRAVAAGGDAGGVPEAEVLPTTETGDQLDERGEKATEAVAERAREAGLDAVSAVRQGIPVRDLLDYTEENDVDLVAMGTHGRTGFDRYFLGSTTAKLVRASGVPVLTVRAPRDDE